Proteins from one Prosthecobacter sp. genomic window:
- a CDS encoding aldolase/citrate lyase family protein translates to MKTHIGTFLSIGSPAVTELAAECGFDWVLIDLEHGCESEAALPNQLRALRGSQTLAIVRVSAPHPDLISRVLDWGADGIMVPHVNTVAEAQHCVDAAYYPPKGHRGVSRTVRAYGYGMRLPAGAMPKPIILAQIETADAVANADQIAAVEGIDALFIGPADLSYDLKARNSPLPYDDCVNTIVKATKVHGKGCGILVRHADDQAKLLEMGFTWLAMDSDLSLVREGFKRNLAAARK, encoded by the coding sequence ATGAAAACTCACATCGGCACCTTTCTCTCCATCGGATCACCTGCGGTTACGGAACTCGCAGCGGAATGCGGCTTTGACTGGGTTCTCATCGACTTGGAGCACGGCTGTGAATCCGAAGCAGCATTACCAAACCAACTGCGCGCCCTGCGTGGCAGCCAGACGCTGGCGATTGTGCGCGTGAGTGCTCCGCATCCTGATTTGATCAGCCGAGTGCTCGACTGGGGCGCGGACGGCATCATGGTGCCGCATGTGAACACCGTCGCGGAAGCGCAGCATTGCGTTGATGCCGCCTACTATCCGCCGAAAGGCCATCGTGGCGTCTCACGCACCGTTCGAGCTTATGGCTACGGCATGAGACTTCCGGCGGGTGCGATGCCGAAGCCGATCATCCTCGCTCAAATCGAAACAGCCGATGCGGTGGCAAATGCGGATCAAATCGCTGCGGTGGAGGGCATTGATGCTCTGTTCATTGGCCCGGCAGATTTGAGCTACGACTTGAAGGCCCGGAACTCACCGCTGCCTTATGATGACTGCGTGAACACCATCGTGAAAGCCACGAAGGTTCACGGCAAAGGCTGCGGCATCCTCGTGCGGCATGCGGATGATCAGGCGAAGCTGCTCGAAATGGGCTTTACTTGGCTGGCGATGGATTCTGATCTGTCGCTCGTGCGAGAGGGCTTCAAACGGAATCTGGCAGCGGCGCGGAAATAG
- a CDS encoding YlbF family regulator yields MTASPQIKSKIVELCETLVADSDVQSAREKAEAFLANEEAVSLYREMATMGRALHQKQHNGEEPTGEEISRFTDLQDSCDANPAILSFIEAQDVLRGIAEVVTSFVGKSLERGQVPTEAEIFSKGCGEGCGCH; encoded by the coding sequence ATGACCGCATCCCCCCAAATCAAATCCAAGATCGTCGAACTGTGCGAAACCCTCGTGGCCGACAGCGACGTGCAAAGCGCCCGCGAGAAGGCCGAGGCCTTCCTCGCCAATGAAGAGGCCGTGTCGCTCTACCGCGAGATGGCGACGATGGGCCGTGCCCTGCACCAGAAGCAGCACAATGGCGAAGAACCCACCGGCGAGGAAATCAGCCGCTTCACCGATCTGCAGGACAGTTGCGATGCGAATCCGGCCATCCTGAGCTTCATCGAGGCACAGGACGTGCTGCGCGGCATCGCCGAGGTGGTGACGAGTTTTGTCGGCAAGAGCCTGGAGCGCGGACAGGTGCCGACTGAGGCGGAAATCTTCTCCAAGGGCTGTGGCGAAGGCTGCGGTTGCCACTAA
- a CDS encoding DUF4886 domain-containing protein: MKALALLASLLFCASAFAGEAKTVRILTIGNSFSRNATNHLDDLALAGGHTLIHTPLVIGGASFQVHADKAKAEGKARLYTNGRDLVANLTAEKWDYVTIQQASIKSHDFATYQPYAGILRDYITKRAPQAKLLIHQTWVYRKDDPRFTKPSDKAGEPKTQEEMYRGLTAAYDKIAAELGGKVIPVGDALFMADTDATWGYQTDTSFDPKTAKQPALPNQTHSLHVGWRWAKSKDGKKITLGMDGHHANTAGEYLGACVWYEVLFGESAVGNSYIPKGFDATYARFLQETAHKAVQARAK, translated from the coding sequence ATGAAAGCGCTCGCCCTGCTCGCCTCGCTGCTGTTTTGCGCCTCAGCCTTCGCGGGCGAGGCGAAGACGGTCCGCATCCTCACCATCGGGAACAGTTTCTCCCGCAACGCGACCAATCATCTCGATGATCTCGCGTTGGCGGGCGGACACACGTTGATTCACACGCCGCTGGTGATCGGTGGCGCGTCGTTCCAGGTGCATGCGGACAAAGCGAAGGCGGAGGGCAAGGCGCGGCTGTACACGAATGGGCGTGATTTGGTCGCGAATCTCACGGCAGAGAAGTGGGACTACGTCACGATCCAGCAGGCGAGCATCAAGAGCCACGATTTTGCCACCTACCAGCCGTATGCGGGCATCCTGCGCGATTACATCACCAAGCGTGCGCCGCAGGCGAAGCTGCTGATTCATCAAACGTGGGTGTATCGGAAAGATGATCCGCGTTTTACGAAGCCATCGGACAAAGCGGGTGAGCCGAAGACGCAGGAGGAGATGTATCGTGGTTTGACCGCCGCCTACGACAAGATCGCCGCTGAACTCGGCGGGAAGGTGATTCCGGTGGGCGATGCGCTTTTCATGGCCGATACGGATGCGACCTGGGGCTATCAAACCGACACGTCCTTTGATCCCAAGACCGCGAAACAGCCCGCGTTGCCGAATCAGACGCATTCGCTACACGTCGGCTGGCGCTGGGCGAAGTCGAAGGATGGCAAGAAGATCACGCTCGGCATGGACGGGCATCACGCGAACACGGCGGGCGAATATCTCGGCGCCTGTGTCTGGTATGAGGTGCTGTTTGGAGAGAGCGCTGTCGGCAACAGCTACATCCCGAAAGGCTTCGATGCCACCTACGCCCGTTTTTTGCAGGAAACGGCACACAAGGCCGTGCAGGCGCGGGCGAAATGA
- a CDS encoding FAD-dependent oxidoreductase: MTRFAILFFALSLCAHAATEADVIVYGATPGGFCAAIAAAREGASVILLEPTAHVGGVNTGGLCFSDSNQTVRSTVLGLFDEWHSRVEKDYQRRGVELPYKVSEKDHKHWTYEPHVAAKITKEMLDEAGVKVLTKRVLKSVIKDGAHITKLTTSEGDFAAKVFIDGTYEGDFMAAAGVNWTIGREGRKEFGESLAGKQYPKAKMAISGLGTDGKPLPLVTTTDAGPDEAGDKNVMVYSFRLCVTKDPANRVPFPKPANYDPARFEVVRHYFAQEKRPHQLWDLYPLPGNKFDANNGIGKQFSMGLVGACNGWSEADEAGRAKIWEAHKQYTLEMHHFLSTDPAVPVAIREEYAQIGLCRDEFPEYGHWSPQLYVREGRRMIGEYVVSQKDIMDEPKKDDAIVVSSFPIDSHDCQRVGTGEMVVNEGTIMPVRIPGRRHGYAYHIPYRAITPKAAECSNLLVPVALSCTHVGISSIRVEPTWMILGQSAGIAAAMSAKQNLAVQKLPYPALRERLLAQKQVLDLPVLADLPPEPKGAVNIDPKTLPGIVLDDKQAELKGEWSHSSGFKPHIGTGYLHDDKRGDGQSIAIFRFKAPKRGKYDLRMAYSAHETRATKVPVTIESGGRKTEIKVDQTQPLPAGEAFRSIGTVELDAGSETKITVSNTGTDGFVILDALQLNPAKD, translated from the coding sequence ATGACACGTTTTGCCATCCTGTTCTTCGCCCTCAGTCTCTGCGCGCATGCCGCCACGGAGGCGGATGTGATTGTTTATGGAGCCACGCCGGGCGGGTTTTGTGCCGCCATTGCCGCGGCGCGTGAGGGAGCGTCCGTGATCCTGCTGGAGCCGACGGCTCATGTCGGGGGCGTGAATACAGGAGGGCTTTGCTTCAGCGACTCGAATCAAACGGTGCGCAGCACGGTGCTGGGTTTGTTTGATGAATGGCACTCTCGTGTCGAAAAGGACTACCAGCGGCGAGGCGTCGAACTGCCTTACAAGGTAAGCGAGAAGGATCACAAGCACTGGACCTATGAGCCTCACGTCGCGGCAAAGATCACGAAGGAGATGCTTGATGAAGCTGGCGTGAAGGTGCTGACGAAGCGCGTGCTCAAGTCAGTGATCAAAGACGGCGCACACATCACGAAGCTCACGACGAGTGAGGGCGACTTCGCGGCCAAAGTCTTCATCGACGGCACCTACGAGGGCGATTTTATGGCCGCAGCCGGCGTGAACTGGACGATTGGCCGCGAGGGGCGAAAAGAGTTCGGTGAGTCGCTGGCCGGGAAGCAGTACCCGAAGGCGAAGATGGCGATTTCGGGCCTCGGAACCGATGGCAAGCCGCTGCCGCTCGTCACCACGACGGATGCCGGCCCCGACGAGGCAGGCGACAAAAACGTGATGGTCTATAGCTTCCGTCTCTGTGTGACGAAAGACCCGGCGAACCGCGTGCCGTTTCCGAAGCCCGCGAACTACGATCCGGCACGATTTGAGGTCGTGAGGCATTACTTTGCGCAGGAAAAGCGACCGCATCAGCTGTGGGACCTGTATCCGCTGCCGGGGAACAAGTTCGACGCGAACAACGGCATCGGGAAACAGTTCTCCATGGGGCTCGTTGGTGCCTGCAATGGCTGGAGCGAGGCGGATGAGGCGGGTCGCGCGAAGATCTGGGAGGCGCACAAGCAATACACGTTGGAGATGCATCACTTCCTCAGCACCGATCCCGCCGTGCCGGTCGCGATTCGCGAGGAATACGCGCAGATCGGCCTCTGCCGCGATGAATTTCCCGAATACGGCCACTGGTCCCCGCAGCTCTACGTCCGCGAAGGCCGCCGCATGATCGGCGAATACGTCGTCTCGCAGAAAGACATCATGGATGAGCCGAAAAAGGACGATGCCATCGTTGTGTCATCCTTCCCTATCGACTCGCACGACTGCCAGCGCGTCGGAACGGGAGAAATGGTCGTCAATGAAGGCACCATCATGCCAGTGCGCATTCCAGGCCGCAGACACGGTTATGCGTATCACATCCCGTATCGCGCCATCACGCCGAAGGCGGCCGAATGCTCGAACTTGCTCGTGCCTGTGGCGCTCTCCTGCACCCACGTTGGCATCTCCTCGATCCGTGTGGAGCCGACGTGGATGATCCTCGGCCAGAGCGCCGGCATTGCGGCGGCGATGAGCGCCAAACAAAACCTCGCGGTCCAAAAGCTGCCGTATCCGGCTTTGCGTGAGCGACTGCTCGCACAAAAGCAGGTGCTCGACTTACCTGTCCTCGCCGATCTGCCACCCGAACCGAAAGGCGCGGTGAACATCGACCCCAAGACGCTTCCCGGCATCGTGCTCGACGACAAGCAGGCCGAGCTGAAAGGCGAATGGAGCCACTCCTCCGGCTTCAAGCCGCACATCGGCACAGGCTACCTGCATGACGACAAGCGCGGTGACGGCCAGTCCATCGCCATCTTCCGCTTCAAAGCCCCGAAGCGAGGAAAATACGACCTCCGCATGGCCTACTCTGCCCATGAAACCCGCGCCACGAAAGTGCCGGTGACGATTGAAAGCGGGGGCCGCAAAACCGAGATCAAAGTCGATCAAACACAGCCGCTCCCCGCTGGCGAAGCCTTCCGAAGCATCGGCACTGTCGAACTCGATGCTGGTTCTGAAACGAAGATCACCGTCAGCAACACGGGAACGGACGGCTTTGTGATTTTGGATGCGCTGCAACTCAATCCCGCCAAGGATTGA
- a CDS encoding glycosyl hydrolase, with amino-acid sequence MTRFVFALVLFCTAVRAQPFAWGVNGHPVSQEGYWQVPLTTQLDWVKELGAGWYRCDISAASFQANTARIDELLAEAEKRGIRLLPVLVPGAELMSEKTSLPQLQAAASEFARAIVSRYRGRITHWELGNELDLFALIRKGETTRGGKLWEWDGAPDGSSADDYHHGRYERARAFIQGLQGGVKNADPAALTLVDTAGWLHHGFIERLVNENRVPFDILAWHWYSEMGDMTKVRGTLDLIALLKGYGKPLWITEINRRDGSKGGQEQEAADYLAATAKQLREHPAVEAFFVYELLDEPYFGADGESDYGLVKISREGGSGWKDSGKKLAFEKLREVIQSQK; translated from the coding sequence ATGACTCGTTTCGTTTTCGCTCTCGTCCTGTTTTGCACCGCCGTTCGTGCCCAGCCCTTCGCGTGGGGCGTCAACGGTCATCCCGTGTCGCAGGAAGGCTACTGGCAGGTGCCGCTGACGACGCAGTTGGATTGGGTGAAGGAACTGGGTGCCGGATGGTATCGCTGCGACATCAGTGCGGCCTCGTTTCAGGCGAACACGGCGCGGATCGACGAACTGCTGGCCGAGGCGGAGAAGCGCGGGATCAGGCTGCTGCCGGTGCTCGTGCCCGGTGCGGAGTTGATGTCTGAAAAGACATCGCTGCCACAGCTCCAGGCCGCTGCATCTGAGTTTGCCCGTGCCATCGTCAGCCGCTACCGAGGTCGCATCACCCATTGGGAGCTGGGGAACGAGCTCGATCTCTTCGCCCTCATCAGGAAGGGCGAGACCACACGCGGCGGGAAGCTGTGGGAATGGGACGGCGCTCCGGATGGCAGCAGCGCGGATGATTATCATCATGGCCGCTATGAACGCGCCCGCGCCTTCATCCAAGGTTTGCAGGGAGGTGTGAAGAACGCTGATCCTGCCGCGCTCACGCTCGTGGACACGGCGGGCTGGCTGCACCACGGCTTCATCGAGCGGCTGGTGAATGAGAATCGCGTGCCCTTCGACATCCTGGCCTGGCACTGGTATTCCGAAATGGGTGACATGACAAAAGTGCGCGGCACGCTCGATCTCATCGCGCTGCTGAAAGGCTACGGCAAACCGCTCTGGATCACCGAGATCAACCGTCGTGATGGCAGCAAAGGCGGGCAGGAGCAGGAAGCGGCGGATTATCTGGCAGCGACAGCGAAACAGCTTCGCGAGCATCCCGCTGTCGAGGCATTCTTCGTCTATGAACTGCTCGATGAGCCGTATTTCGGCGCGGATGGCGAGTCCGACTACGGACTCGTTAAAATCTCGCGCGAAGGCGGCTCCGGCTGGAAAGACAGCGGGAAGAAACTGGCCTTTGAGAAGCTGCGTGAGGTCATTCAGTCGCAAAAATAA
- a CDS encoding alpha/beta hydrolase produces MLKTLTLLVAITCLTSSTFGQGPLIERLRERMAARKGSVDSVELSYGKDPLQKLDYWKPMKAGSPLVIFVHGGGWKRGDKRNATGEEKPGHYLQQGYAFASINYRLVPAATVEQQAQDVADAIAHLIGRAESLGFDATRVVLMGHSAGAHLSALVGTDMQYLKKAGLRPQSLRGVIPLDGACYDVPRQIAQGGDFMHDTYIQAFGSEKERQLALSPTAQAAAPNAPAFLILHVQRVDGTAQSRALGEALQKAGTPAEVRGFDGVGLRGHAEINRRLGDPAYAATPVVDEWLERVFAK; encoded by the coding sequence ATGCTCAAAACGCTCACCCTTCTCGTCGCCATCACCTGCCTGACGAGTTCCACCTTCGGCCAAGGACCGCTGATCGAACGGCTGCGTGAACGCATGGCGGCACGAAAAGGCTCGGTTGACTCGGTCGAACTGAGCTACGGCAAAGACCCGCTGCAAAAGCTCGATTATTGGAAGCCGATGAAGGCCGGATCGCCACTGGTGATCTTTGTGCATGGCGGCGGCTGGAAGAGGGGTGACAAAAGGAACGCCACAGGCGAGGAAAAGCCGGGGCATTATCTCCAGCAGGGCTATGCCTTTGCCTCGATCAACTATCGCCTCGTGCCCGCCGCCACGGTGGAGCAGCAGGCGCAGGATGTGGCGGATGCCATCGCGCATCTCATCGGTCGTGCGGAGTCACTTGGCTTTGACGCTACTCGGGTCGTGCTGATGGGACACAGCGCCGGGGCGCACCTGTCAGCGCTCGTCGGCACGGACATGCAGTATCTGAAAAAGGCCGGGCTGCGGCCTCAGTCGTTGCGCGGCGTGATCCCGCTCGATGGCGCGTGCTACGATGTGCCACGCCAGATCGCGCAGGGCGGTGATTTCATGCATGACACCTACATTCAGGCATTTGGCAGCGAAAAGGAACGGCAGCTTGCGCTATCACCCACGGCGCAGGCCGCCGCTCCAAACGCTCCCGCGTTTCTGATCCTGCATGTGCAGCGGGTCGATGGCACGGCGCAATCGCGGGCGCTTGGCGAGGCCTTGCAAAAGGCAGGAACGCCCGCCGAGGTGCGCGGCTTTGACGGTGTGGGTCTCAGAGGTCACGCCGAGATTAATCGCCGCCTCGGCGACCCTGCCTATGCCGCGACTCCGGTCGTGGACGAGTGGCTGGAACGCGTGTTTGCGAAGTGA
- a CDS encoding polysaccharide pyruvyl transferase family protein, whose translation MHTRRHFISAITAALGGSVFAANGKPKTIVLQSAWDTVNIGDIGHTPGTLRVIEQHLPEVKIVLWAMKLDDRVTAMLKARFPKVTILQGSLLKDGEKDEVLKQAVKDCDFFIRNSGMGQDITHMQFCQKHGKPYGLFGQSFFPSMVEGKGAEERIALLNGASFIYTRETKTLKILQGAGIKAAALQFGPDGCFGIDVRDDERGLATMKKLGLEDRKFITIQLRTNTAKLPGVDDTRTPKLNPLHPTPEQIADDERRAAKYRELITLWVKKTGHKVLIAPEVKKEMEHNKRLIHDLLPPEIQKHVVNLEYFWNADEAASIFARAHTIVCHEPHSPIIALANGTPIIHTYSEFHSPKCWMFQDIGLPEWLLEMDETPVEKMAETLLAIDADYPAAQAKVKRAMAYVHECFAGSMKHVKSVLAEQ comes from the coding sequence ATGCACACCCGCCGCCACTTCATCTCCGCCATCACCGCCGCGCTTGGCGGTTCCGTTTTTGCCGCGAATGGCAAGCCCAAGACCATCGTGCTGCAATCCGCGTGGGATACGGTGAACATCGGCGACATCGGCCACACGCCGGGCACGCTGCGAGTGATCGAGCAGCATCTGCCCGAGGTGAAGATCGTGCTGTGGGCGATGAAGCTCGATGATCGTGTCACCGCGATGCTGAAGGCGCGCTTCCCCAAAGTGACCATCCTCCAAGGCAGCCTCCTCAAAGATGGCGAGAAAGACGAAGTGCTGAAGCAAGCTGTCAAAGATTGCGACTTCTTCATCCGCAACTCCGGCATGGGCCAGGACATCACCCACATGCAGTTTTGCCAAAAGCACGGCAAGCCCTACGGCCTGTTTGGTCAGTCCTTCTTCCCCAGCATGGTCGAAGGCAAGGGCGCGGAGGAGCGCATCGCGCTGCTGAATGGCGCGTCCTTCATCTACACCCGCGAGACGAAGACACTGAAAATTCTCCAGGGCGCGGGCATCAAGGCCGCCGCGTTGCAGTTCGGCCCCGATGGCTGCTTCGGTATCGACGTGCGTGATGACGAACGCGGACTCGCGACGATGAAGAAGCTCGGTCTGGAAGACCGGAAGTTCATTACCATCCAACTGCGCACCAACACCGCCAAACTCCCCGGCGTGGATGACACACGCACGCCGAAGCTCAACCCGCTGCACCCCACGCCCGAGCAGATCGCCGATGACGAGCGTCGCGCCGCGAAGTATCGCGAGCTGATCACACTGTGGGTGAAAAAAACCGGCCACAAGGTGCTCATCGCGCCGGAAGTGAAGAAGGAGATGGAGCACAACAAGCGTCTTATCCACGATCTGCTGCCGCCGGAGATTCAAAAGCACGTCGTGAACCTGGAGTATTTCTGGAACGCCGACGAGGCCGCTTCCATCTTCGCGCGAGCGCACACCATCGTCTGCCACGAGCCGCATTCACCGATCATCGCGCTGGCGAACGGCACGCCGATCATCCACACCTACTCCGAGTTCCACTCGCCGAAGTGCTGGATGTTCCAGGACATCGGCCTGCCCGAATGGCTGCTCGAAATGGACGAAACTCCTGTCGAGAAGATGGCTGAGACGCTGTTAGCCATTGATGCCGACTATCCCGCTGCTCAGGCGAAAGTGAAAAGGGCCATGGCCTATGTGCATGAGTGCTTCGCTGGCTCGATGAAGCATGTGAAGAGCGTGCTGGCAGAGCAGTAA
- a CDS encoding DUF4838 domain-containing protein, which yields MSFRSLFACLFLMGDLPTRGDVTLVSEGRPLTVIVTPDRPTRVVVYAAKELRDHVEKACGARLEVIAESAVKADSRPRIYLGACREMGADVGRLAAEAFALRVTDLAVFIAGNDGGGDPLDASTSAGTLWGVYEWLDRDLNVRWLWPGELGTHVPKTKTVTAKSCDETIAPRFFQRRIRPGLGFESTHPALGFTTAAAKQFSDEQAVFLRRHRMGRSYPVSYGHAFVDWWQKDGKAHPEWFQLLEGGKRGPKKKDGRFSMCVSNPDLQREIVNRWTTKRPPDAKTPGFINACENDILGLCICENCRALDGPAPADYLTFYPPDSKVAGSRFVSDRYAKFWLGVQRQAPAGTTVVGYAYFNYFSAPTSGIKLNPNILIGYCPSAGWFPRSEEEHVWMKRQWTGWRETGARLFMRTNHLLDGYCMPFIFAHQFADEFHHAVKHGMVATDYDSLTGHWATQGPNLYVASRLHVRHEASANELLAEYFSAFAAASEQVKRYFDHWENFTTNSREKINQTMEALQTSRWRNWAKAAHVLYPPECFTPAETILEEAAKAARSDSEAAARVKFLQLGLQHAKLCARVSAQLSLASSTASKGEIKIAVDELLVFRRANERSGIGNFNHLAWVEELSWKLSEESRQTPDLYP from the coding sequence ATGTCTTTCCGCAGCCTCTTTGCCTGTCTGTTTCTGATGGGAGATCTTCCAACGCGAGGAGATGTCACGCTCGTCAGTGAAGGCAGGCCGCTGACGGTGATCGTCACACCGGACCGTCCCACACGCGTTGTGGTTTACGCGGCGAAAGAACTCAGGGACCATGTTGAGAAAGCCTGTGGTGCGCGGCTGGAGGTGATCGCAGAAAGCGCGGTCAAAGCGGATTCACGCCCGCGCATTTATCTGGGTGCCTGCCGTGAGATGGGTGCCGATGTCGGCAGGTTGGCTGCCGAGGCGTTCGCGCTGCGGGTCACTGATTTGGCGGTTTTCATCGCTGGAAACGACGGCGGTGGTGATCCGCTCGATGCCAGCACCAGCGCAGGAACACTTTGGGGCGTTTATGAATGGCTCGACCGTGATTTGAATGTGCGCTGGCTTTGGCCGGGCGAACTCGGGACGCATGTGCCGAAAACAAAGACCGTTACCGCCAAGTCATGCGACGAGACCATCGCGCCGCGTTTCTTCCAGCGCCGCATCCGTCCAGGACTTGGTTTTGAAAGCACCCATCCCGCGCTGGGCTTCACCACGGCGGCGGCGAAGCAGTTCAGTGACGAACAAGCCGTGTTTCTGCGGCGGCATCGCATGGGACGGAGTTATCCGGTGAGTTACGGCCATGCTTTTGTTGATTGGTGGCAGAAGGACGGCAAGGCACACCCGGAGTGGTTTCAGCTTCTGGAGGGCGGCAAGCGCGGTCCGAAGAAGAAAGACGGACGCTTTTCCATGTGTGTCTCGAATCCCGATCTCCAGCGCGAGATCGTGAATCGCTGGACCACAAAACGGCCGCCGGATGCGAAAACACCCGGATTTATCAACGCCTGTGAGAATGACATCCTCGGCCTCTGCATCTGCGAAAACTGCCGCGCGCTCGATGGTCCCGCGCCTGCGGATTATCTCACATTTTATCCGCCGGACTCGAAGGTAGCGGGCTCGCGCTTTGTCTCGGATCGTTATGCGAAATTTTGGCTGGGCGTGCAACGGCAGGCTCCCGCAGGCACCACGGTGGTCGGTTATGCCTACTTCAATTACTTCTCGGCCCCCACGAGTGGTATCAAACTCAATCCGAACATCCTCATCGGCTACTGCCCGTCCGCGGGATGGTTCCCTCGCTCCGAGGAGGAGCATGTGTGGATGAAGCGGCAATGGACCGGCTGGCGCGAGACAGGCGCGCGGCTCTTCATGCGCACGAATCACCTGCTCGACGGCTACTGCATGCCCTTCATCTTCGCGCATCAGTTCGCCGACGAGTTTCATCATGCGGTGAAGCACGGCATGGTCGCCACGGATTACGACTCATTGACCGGTCACTGGGCCACGCAGGGGCCGAATTTGTACGTCGCCTCCCGTCTGCATGTGCGACATGAGGCTTCGGCGAATGAATTGCTCGCCGAATACTTTTCCGCGTTCGCTGCCGCTTCCGAGCAGGTGAAACGCTACTTCGACCACTGGGAAAATTTCACCACGAACAGCCGTGAGAAGATCAACCAGACGATGGAGGCACTGCAAACCTCCCGCTGGCGGAACTGGGCCAAAGCCGCACATGTGTTGTATCCGCCTGAATGCTTCACGCCCGCTGAAACGATTCTCGAAGAGGCAGCGAAGGCTGCACGTTCCGATTCGGAAGCCGCCGCGAGAGTGAAATTCCTCCAGCTCGGTCTTCAGCATGCGAAACTCTGCGCCCGCGTGTCCGCGCAGCTCTCACTCGCCAGCTCCACAGCATCGAAAGGTGAAATTAAGATCGCTGTCGATGAACTGCTCGTCTTCCGCCGGGCGAACGAGCGCTCTGGCATCGGCAACTTCAACCACCTCGCTTGGGTGGAGGAGCTGAGCTGGAAATTGTCCGAAGAATCCCGCCAGACCCCCGATTTGTATCCGTGA
- a CDS encoding metallophosphoesterase, giving the protein MPTRRAFLQHSTLCLAGFGAGKVLAAENDAKPLLRVGLMTDLHYADKNPTKTRFYREALAKLDEAVEVMNREKPALVIELGDFIDQADSVEREIEWLKVMESHFAKLEMPRHYVMGNHCVGTLTKHEFAQHTKAAGGHAAFESSGVTFLILDACFREDGTPYERKNFNWQDANLPKAELAWLEAELSKASGPVIVLAHQRLDLDKAHAVRNAAEVRSLLEKSGKVLAVFQGHSHKNDYQQISGIHYTTLVAMVEGSGVENSGYTMLDVMSDSSLRLNGFRRQMNRTLNHA; this is encoded by the coding sequence ATGCCCACACGCCGCGCTTTTCTCCAACACAGCACGCTTTGCCTCGCCGGATTCGGCGCGGGGAAGGTGCTAGCCGCCGAAAACGATGCCAAGCCGCTGCTGCGGGTCGGTTTGATGACGGATCTGCATTACGCGGACAAAAATCCGACCAAGACGCGCTTTTACCGCGAGGCGCTGGCGAAGCTCGACGAGGCTGTTGAGGTCATGAACCGCGAAAAACCTGCGCTGGTGATCGAGCTTGGCGACTTCATCGATCAGGCGGATTCGGTGGAGCGGGAGATCGAGTGGCTGAAAGTCATGGAGTCGCACTTCGCCAAGCTGGAGATGCCGAGGCACTACGTTATGGGCAATCACTGCGTCGGCACGCTCACGAAGCATGAGTTCGCGCAGCACACGAAGGCGGCGGGAGGTCATGCGGCCTTTGAGAGCAGTGGTGTGACCTTCTTGATCCTGGACGCCTGTTTTCGCGAGGACGGGACTCCGTATGAACGGAAGAACTTCAACTGGCAGGATGCGAACCTTCCCAAAGCCGAGCTGGCATGGCTGGAAGCTGAATTGAGCAAGGCCAGCGGCCCGGTGATCGTGCTGGCTCATCAGCGGCTCGATCTGGACAAGGCTCATGCCGTGCGCAATGCCGCCGAGGTGAGGTCGTTGCTCGAAAAGTCCGGCAAGGTGCTCGCCGTCTTCCAGGGACACTCGCACAAGAACGACTATCAACAGATCAGCGGCATCCACTACACCACGCTGGTGGCGATGGTGGAGGGCAGCGGCGTGGAAAACAGCGGCTACACGATGCTGGATGTGATGTCAGACAGCTCGCTGCGTTTGAACGGCTTTCGCAGGCAGATGAACCGCACTTTGAATCACGCATGA